Proteins co-encoded in one Kutzneria chonburiensis genomic window:
- a CDS encoding ATP-binding protein translates to MSTGGSDNREPASRYDHRATLSGGASDVVQAGEVHGGVHFHGIHYVAELTPRQLPGDVGGFVNRYDELGRLDEVVAAERQESAVIGVFVVTGTAGVGKTSLALHWAHRVRHQFPDGQLYVNLRGYDPGPAVSADQALDRFLRALGIQQSVIPQELEDKSALYRSLLADRKVLVVLDNAATVRQVRPLLPGNAECLVIVTSRSRLSGLVARDGAHRLTVDVLPEPEAVNLLRVITGGHRPHDDPTMLRELAALCARLPLALRIAAERASSRPFMHLDELIADLRDESALWDALTAEDDEEADAVRTVFAWSYRALPEAAARLFRLLGLHPGPEFGISAAAALAGVTVTKVRNLLDVLVGAHVVEHQVAGRYQFHDLLRIYATEQAAQQETPEGRRDALQRVLNWYLHSAHAAVTTIAPLNEHIALPTADSAVPPMTFTDTAAAMRWYENERANLVAAVRSAAEAGLHETAWRIPATLRTIYARQNFFQEWIETSLIGLESARRVQDRAGEVELLDSLGKAYLQSQKLDLAEEHHRAALAIRRELGDRLGEAITTNALGLLNWRRRRLVDAVAHFESALTAVRDLGNRRWEAVLLSNLGMSLHELAHLESAQAALIESVALCRELGDRAYEGNASFCLARTQRERGDLDGAMASIESALTIAREERHHAWEAFWLLELARLQRRRGDAGEALSTYQTSAAIQRQINDRNREAMALDGTGETYRELGQPDEATKFHRRAAATFRETGDRWSLATALNNLARALNETEGIDRARPRWHEAAAILTEFDDPRSAALREEINDILTGT, encoded by the coding sequence ATGTCGACCGGGGGATCGGATAATCGCGAGCCTGCGTCCCGATACGATCATCGAGCCACGTTGTCGGGCGGCGCGTCCGATGTGGTGCAGGCCGGGGAAGTTCACGGCGGAGTTCATTTCCACGGTATCCACTATGTGGCTGAACTGACGCCGCGGCAGCTGCCCGGTGACGTCGGCGGATTCGTGAACCGATATGACGAGCTGGGCCGGCTTGACGAGGTCGTTGCTGCGGAACGTCAAGAATCGGCTGTCATCGGGGTGTTCGTCGTCACCGGAACGGCCGGTGTCGGGAAGACATCGCTGGCGCTGCATTGGGCGCATCGAGTGAGGCACCAGTTTCCTGACGGGCAGCTCTATGTGAACCTACGCGGCTATGATCCAGGGCCGGCGGTGTCGGCAGACCAGGCGCTCGATCGCTTCCTGCGCGCGCTGGGCATTCAACAGTCGGTGATTCCGCAGGAACTGGAGGACAAATCAGCGCTGTACCGGTCACTGTTGGCGGACCGGAAAGTGCTCGTCGTGCTCGACAATGCCGCCACGGTCCGACAGGTCCGGCCGTTGCTGCCGGGAAACGCCGAGTGCCTCGTCATCGTCACCAGCCGGAGCCGCCTGTCGGGCCTGGTCGCGCGCGACGGCGCACATCGGCTCACCGTGGACGTCCTTCCGGAGCCCGAGGCGGTCAACCTGCTCCGGGTCATCACCGGCGGCCACCGGCCCCATGACGACCCGACGATGCTGCGGGAGCTGGCGGCGTTGTGCGCGCGGTTGCCGCTGGCACTTCGGATCGCGGCGGAGCGCGCTTCCAGCCGCCCGTTCATGCACCTGGACGAGCTCATCGCCGACCTGCGCGACGAGTCCGCGCTCTGGGACGCTCTCACGGCGGAAGACGACGAGGAGGCCGACGCGGTGCGTACCGTCTTCGCGTGGTCCTATCGCGCCCTGCCGGAGGCGGCGGCACGGTTGTTCCGACTGCTCGGTCTGCACCCCGGTCCGGAATTCGGCATCTCGGCGGCCGCGGCTCTGGCCGGGGTGACCGTGACCAAGGTCCGCAACCTCCTCGACGTGCTCGTCGGCGCCCATGTCGTGGAGCACCAGGTCGCCGGCCGCTATCAGTTCCACGACCTGTTGCGCATCTACGCCACCGAACAGGCGGCGCAGCAGGAGACTCCGGAGGGGCGTCGTGACGCGCTGCAGCGGGTGCTGAACTGGTACCTGCACAGCGCGCATGCCGCGGTCACGACCATCGCGCCGCTCAACGAGCACATCGCACTGCCGACGGCCGATTCGGCCGTGCCACCGATGACGTTCACCGACACCGCGGCGGCGATGCGCTGGTACGAGAACGAACGCGCCAATCTGGTCGCGGCGGTGAGGTCGGCCGCCGAGGCCGGCCTGCACGAGACCGCGTGGCGAATACCGGCAACGCTGCGCACCATCTACGCCCGGCAGAACTTCTTCCAGGAGTGGATCGAGACCAGCCTGATCGGCCTGGAGTCGGCTCGTCGGGTCCAGGACCGCGCCGGTGAGGTCGAACTTCTCGACAGCCTCGGCAAAGCCTACCTGCAGAGCCAGAAGCTCGATCTCGCCGAGGAGCATCACCGCGCGGCGCTGGCCATTCGCCGGGAGCTCGGCGACCGCCTCGGTGAGGCGATCACGACCAATGCCTTGGGCCTGTTGAACTGGCGCCGTCGCCGACTCGTGGACGCCGTCGCCCACTTCGAGTCAGCTCTAACCGCTGTCCGGGATCTCGGCAACCGCCGCTGGGAGGCCGTGCTGCTGAGCAATCTGGGGATGAGCCTGCACGAACTGGCCCACCTCGAGTCGGCGCAGGCCGCGCTGATCGAGTCCGTGGCGTTGTGCCGTGAGCTCGGCGATCGCGCATACGAGGGGAACGCCTCCTTCTGCCTTGCCCGGACCCAGCGCGAACGCGGCGACCTCGACGGGGCCATGGCCTCGATCGAATCGGCGCTGACCATCGCCCGCGAGGAACGTCACCACGCCTGGGAAGCCTTCTGGCTGCTGGAACTCGCCCGCCTGCAGCGCCGGCGAGGCGATGCCGGCGAGGCTCTCAGCACCTATCAGACCTCCGCGGCGATACAGCGACAGATCAATGACCGCAACCGTGAGGCCATGGCGCTGGACGGCACCGGTGAGACCTATCGGGAACTCGGACAACCCGACGAGGCGACGAAGTTCCACCGCCGCGCCGCCGCCACCTTTCGCGAGACCGGCGACCGATGGTCGCTCGCGACCGCCTTGAACAACCTTGCCCGAGCGCTCAACGAGACCGAAGGAATCGACCGCGCTCGCCCTCGTTGGCACGAAGCCGCCGCCATCCTCACCGAGTTCGATGATCCGCGCTCCGCGGCACTCCGAGAGGAGATCAACGACATCCTGACCGGCACCTGA
- a CDS encoding DUF6879 family protein, which yields MRDTLDGVQGELLPGNAYPEDFDKAFWNIGESGFWKLERRQTFREPRSESWRAFAAGDLAQARRLTDARRPELAEYYQKISAHGFYTRRARIVEQPISPYLRWELHLLRLRDELGGAARIVDAKQVAELERNGQLPEIVILGDAVMYEVLYDDDGVGQGGVRYTDRELIERWRNITKDLYEAGEKIDVYCEREVPSLKDSFGE from the coding sequence ATGCGTGACACTCTTGACGGCGTTCAGGGTGAGCTGTTGCCTGGAAACGCCTATCCGGAGGACTTCGACAAGGCGTTCTGGAATATCGGTGAATCGGGCTTCTGGAAACTGGAACGTCGGCAGACCTTCCGGGAACCCCGCAGCGAGAGCTGGCGAGCCTTCGCGGCCGGTGATCTGGCGCAGGCGCGCCGGCTCACCGACGCGCGTCGTCCCGAGCTGGCCGAGTACTACCAGAAGATCTCGGCGCACGGGTTCTACACCCGCCGGGCGCGGATCGTCGAACAGCCGATCTCCCCGTACCTGCGGTGGGAACTGCATCTGCTGCGACTGCGCGACGAGCTCGGCGGCGCGGCCCGCATCGTCGATGCGAAGCAGGTGGCGGAGCTGGAGCGAAACGGACAGCTGCCCGAGATCGTGATACTCGGCGACGCCGTCATGTATGAGGTCCTCTACGACGATGACGGCGTCGGTCAGGGTGGCGTTCGATACACGGATCGCGAACTGATCGAGCGCTGGCGGAACATCACCAAGGACCTCTACGAAGCTGGCGAGAAAATCGACGTGTACTGCGAGCGCGAGGTGCCTTCACTGAAGGACTCGTTCGGAGAGTGA
- a CDS encoding PadR family transcriptional regulator, with protein MSRPRMTVQTQAVLHALLADPNAELYGLEIAERTGLLPGTTYPILLRLQQAGWIDGRWEMIDPHDEQRPRRRYYKLTEDGAEAAKAALRNASVRLGSAVRRWGLIDGST; from the coding sequence GTGAGTCGGCCGCGGATGACAGTGCAAACACAGGCAGTGCTGCACGCGCTTCTCGCCGACCCCAATGCGGAACTGTATGGTCTCGAAATTGCCGAACGGACCGGCCTGCTGCCGGGCACGACCTATCCCATCCTGCTTCGGCTTCAGCAGGCGGGCTGGATCGACGGCCGGTGGGAAATGATCGACCCGCACGACGAACAGCGTCCTCGGCGTCGCTATTACAAACTCACGGAAGACGGCGCCGAGGCGGCGAAGGCCGCATTGCGCAATGCAAGTGTCCGGCTCGGTTCGGCCGTGCGGAGGTGGGGTCTGATCGATGGCTCCACGTGA
- a CDS encoding fasciclin domain-containing protein, translated as MRNYHRIAAAALVAAGALTLAACGGSNSSSGSSSTTTTSMAPSTTMSGAASDGVTKTSDTFGPACGKIPADGKGSLNGMASDLVATAASNNPLLTKLVAAVKAANLVDTLNSQKAITVFAPYDPAFDALGADKFAALAKDPATLAPILQYHVLPQRFDADGLIAAGSEKTLQGGTVKISGDKSAGMMVNDAHVLCGNIPTGNATVFVIDKVLTPAS; from the coding sequence GTGCGCAACTACCACCGTATCGCCGCCGCGGCCCTGGTCGCCGCCGGCGCCCTGACGCTTGCCGCATGCGGCGGCAGCAACTCGTCGTCCGGGTCGAGCAGCACCACCACGACGTCGATGGCGCCGAGCACGACGATGTCCGGCGCGGCGTCGGACGGTGTCACCAAGACCAGTGACACCTTCGGTCCGGCGTGCGGGAAGATCCCGGCCGATGGCAAGGGTTCGCTCAACGGCATGGCCAGCGACCTGGTCGCGACCGCGGCGAGCAACAACCCGTTGCTGACCAAGCTGGTGGCCGCGGTCAAGGCCGCGAACCTGGTCGACACCCTCAATTCCCAGAAGGCGATCACCGTGTTCGCGCCGTACGACCCGGCGTTCGACGCGCTGGGTGCGGACAAGTTCGCCGCGCTGGCCAAGGACCCGGCCACCCTGGCGCCGATCCTGCAGTACCACGTGCTCCCGCAGCGTTTCGACGCCGACGGCCTGATCGCCGCCGGCTCGGAGAAGACCCTGCAGGGCGGCACCGTCAAGATCTCCGGTGACAAGAGCGCCGGCATGATGGTCAACGACGCGCACGTGCTGTGCGGCAACATCCCCACCGGCAACGCCACCGTGTTCGTCATCGACAAGGTCCTCACCCCCGCAAGCTGA
- a CDS encoding molybdopterin-dependent oxidoreductase, with amino-acid sequence MEERSPRLPVIIAVVIGIVGVAAALAAGHLVAAFIDPAASPFLAVGNSAIDLTPLPLKDFAVRTFGTYDKLVLLTGMGVFLLLVAATAGGLSRRTAVPGTVLAVLLGALAIAAVLARPNLTPVAVLAPVTSLVAGVAVFRWLHALAMRDQHNAVQPESAGRRRFMLGSAAAVLGVAVAGGLGQWLTGRVDVQGSRSKVTAFLSRFTRTSVPDGADFAVQGTETFLTPNAKFYRVDTALSVPQLRAEDWSLRVHGMVDRELRLSFDDVKSMDLVTRTITMTCVSNEVGDPYVSTADFTGVLLRELLAKAGVQQGVDQVLSSSVDGYSAGTPLATVMDPGRNAMLAIGMNGEALPPEHGFPARLVVPGVYGYASATKWVTDIELTTFAAKQQYWVPRGYSARAPIKTESRIDVPQGLQALPSGKVVVAGIAWAQTKGIRKVELQMDNGPWQEADLAVTVNDETWRMWRKSFDLKPGTHQVVCRATDSTGYTQTQDRVSPIPDGATGWHTILFTTT; translated from the coding sequence ATGGAAGAACGCTCACCCAGGCTGCCGGTCATCATCGCGGTGGTGATCGGAATCGTCGGTGTCGCGGCGGCGCTGGCGGCCGGACACCTGGTGGCCGCGTTCATCGATCCAGCTGCCTCGCCGTTCCTCGCCGTCGGCAACAGCGCGATCGATCTGACGCCGTTGCCCCTGAAGGATTTCGCTGTCCGCACGTTCGGGACGTACGACAAGCTCGTGCTCCTGACGGGCATGGGCGTGTTTCTGTTGCTGGTAGCGGCGACCGCCGGCGGTCTTTCTCGGCGGACCGCAGTCCCGGGAACGGTTCTCGCTGTGTTGCTGGGAGCGCTCGCGATCGCCGCCGTGCTCGCGCGGCCGAACCTGACTCCGGTGGCTGTGCTGGCGCCGGTGACGAGCCTGGTTGCCGGCGTCGCGGTCTTCCGCTGGTTGCATGCCCTCGCCATGCGCGACCAACACAACGCGGTCCAGCCGGAATCCGCGGGCCGCCGCCGGTTCATGCTCGGTTCAGCGGCGGCAGTGCTCGGCGTCGCCGTCGCCGGCGGGCTCGGCCAGTGGCTCACCGGCCGAGTGGACGTGCAGGGCTCGAGGTCGAAGGTCACGGCCTTCCTGAGCCGCTTCACCCGGACGTCGGTCCCGGACGGCGCCGACTTCGCGGTTCAGGGAACGGAGACCTTCCTTACTCCCAACGCGAAGTTCTACCGCGTGGACACCGCGCTGTCGGTGCCGCAGCTGCGGGCCGAGGACTGGTCGCTCCGTGTCCACGGCATGGTCGACCGCGAGTTGCGCCTGTCCTTCGACGACGTGAAGTCGATGGACCTGGTGACCCGAACGATCACCATGACGTGCGTCTCCAACGAGGTCGGTGACCCGTACGTGTCCACGGCCGACTTCACCGGGGTGTTGCTCAGGGAGCTGTTGGCCAAAGCCGGTGTCCAGCAGGGCGTCGACCAGGTCCTCTCGTCCAGTGTGGACGGATACAGCGCCGGAACGCCGCTGGCGACGGTGATGGACCCGGGGCGCAACGCGATGCTGGCCATCGGGATGAACGGCGAGGCGCTGCCGCCGGAGCACGGCTTTCCGGCGCGATTGGTCGTTCCCGGTGTCTACGGGTATGCCTCGGCGACCAAGTGGGTCACCGACATCGAGTTGACGACGTTCGCCGCCAAGCAGCAGTACTGGGTGCCGCGGGGTTACTCCGCGCGGGCGCCGATCAAGACCGAGTCTCGTATCGACGTTCCGCAGGGGCTCCAGGCCCTGCCGAGTGGCAAGGTCGTCGTCGCCGGCATCGCCTGGGCGCAGACCAAGGGCATCCGCAAGGTAGAGCTGCAGATGGACAACGGTCCTTGGCAGGAGGCCGATCTCGCGGTGACCGTGAACGACGAGACGTGGCGGATGTGGCGGAAATCCTTCGACCTCAAGCCGGGTACTCATCAGGTGGTCTGCCGCGCGACCGACAGCACCGGCTACACCCAGACGCAGGACCGGGTGAGTCCCATCCCCGACGGTGCGACGGGCTGGCACACGATCCTGTTCACCACGACCTGA
- a CDS encoding alkaline shock response membrane anchor protein AmaP yields the protein MTGMNRPARLNRFLLALIGLVLLAAGGFAVAAHYGRLRIVERQAGVLYTADTPATGVLLAAGGVAVVIGLLSLRWLFAQLSRAPKAGVWRLEGDDGVSRFASNVATTPFCGEIEAYPGVRAARAVLAGTMAAPRMMVVVIAGQDADVTDIRQRLETEGLPRLREALDLDILPASVEFRFTTTA from the coding sequence ATGACCGGCATGAACCGTCCGGCTCGTCTCAATCGCTTCCTGCTCGCGCTGATCGGGCTCGTGCTGCTCGCCGCCGGGGGTTTCGCCGTCGCCGCCCACTACGGCCGACTCCGCATCGTCGAACGGCAAGCCGGCGTTTTGTACACCGCGGACACGCCGGCAACCGGTGTCCTTCTTGCTGCGGGCGGCGTCGCTGTGGTCATCGGGCTGCTGTCGTTGCGGTGGTTGTTCGCGCAGCTCTCACGTGCGCCCAAGGCCGGTGTGTGGCGGTTGGAAGGCGACGACGGTGTCTCGCGGTTCGCGTCGAACGTCGCGACCACGCCGTTTTGCGGGGAAATCGAGGCCTACCCCGGCGTGCGTGCCGCCCGCGCCGTTCTTGCCGGCACCATGGCTGCGCCGAGAATGATGGTGGTGGTCATCGCCGGGCAGGACGCCGACGTGACCGACATCCGTCAGCGACTCGAGACCGAGGGCCTGCCTCGGCTGCGCGAGGCGCTCGACCTGGACATCCTGCCCGCTTCGGTCGAGTTCCGCTTCACCACGACCGCCTGA
- a CDS encoding DUF6286 domain-containing protein: protein MKLRPRRVLPAALVALALLAVCVIVAVSAAQTLAGQQPWVSYASVTDTLRSLRWEDRAMAIAGGAAGVVGAILVLVALLPGGLVVSPLDGDDGGIVAGAERHSLRMTLRAVASAVDGVSGAKVALSRRRVVAVVRTERTNPAGLEQGVRDALDRRLDQITPLPRPAVAVRVRARRSAS, encoded by the coding sequence ATGAAACTCAGGCCCCGCCGCGTCCTCCCCGCTGCACTGGTCGCGTTGGCGCTGCTCGCGGTCTGCGTCATCGTCGCGGTCTCCGCCGCGCAGACCCTGGCCGGACAGCAGCCCTGGGTCAGTTATGCCTCGGTCACGGACACCCTGCGCTCGCTCCGCTGGGAGGACCGAGCTATGGCGATTGCGGGTGGTGCCGCGGGCGTGGTCGGGGCGATCCTCGTGCTCGTGGCGCTCCTACCTGGAGGCCTCGTGGTGTCGCCCTTGGACGGCGACGACGGCGGCATCGTTGCGGGCGCCGAGCGTCACAGCCTTCGTATGACCCTGCGAGCCGTGGCGTCGGCGGTGGACGGGGTCAGCGGCGCCAAGGTCGCCTTGAGCCGGCGCCGAGTCGTCGCGGTGGTTCGAACCGAGCGAACCAATCCGGCGGGATTGGAGCAGGGCGTTCGTGACGCTCTGGACCGACGACTCGACCAGATCACGCCGTTGCCCCGGCCCGCGGTGGCGGTCAGGGTCCGAGCTCGCAGGAGTGCCTCATGA
- a CDS encoding Asp23/Gls24 family envelope stress response protein produces MTTSTAKNPNSITTGGEIEKSHALMSTHGMTSIADTVVQKIAGLATREVSGVHGLGGGAARAFSALRDRIPGASASVGQGVSVEVGEKQTAVDVQLVVEYGVSIADLARAVRRNVITAIERMTGLEVVEVNIAVSDIHLPTDEQIDDAETVRVQ; encoded by the coding sequence ATGACCACCTCGACCGCGAAGAACCCGAACTCGATCACGACCGGCGGCGAGATCGAGAAGAGCCACGCACTGATGTCGACCCACGGAATGACCAGCATCGCCGACACTGTCGTGCAGAAGATCGCGGGACTGGCCACGCGGGAGGTGTCCGGCGTTCACGGCCTCGGCGGTGGCGCCGCGCGGGCGTTCAGCGCGCTGCGTGACCGCATCCCGGGCGCCTCGGCCAGCGTCGGCCAGGGCGTGTCGGTCGAGGTCGGCGAGAAGCAAACGGCCGTGGACGTCCAACTGGTCGTCGAGTACGGCGTGTCCATCGCCGACCTGGCCCGGGCGGTTCGCCGCAATGTGATCACCGCGATCGAGCGGATGACGGGGCTGGAGGTGGTCGAGGTCAACATCGCGGTCAGCGACATCCATCTGCCCACCGACGAGCAGATCGACGATGCCGAGACTGTCCGCGTGCAATGA